The proteins below come from a single Thermopolyspora flexuosa genomic window:
- a CDS encoding sensor histidine kinase produces MWQDVLIAVSSAGIGVIAYPLNWLALFLTGLTVPEWVRIALFGGICVVQVFRRKAPIGALVAGFVIVVADGLIGPSLAVLLVFSDLVYSAVLYGPRRSGRILVTILALTAVALLGIGAASGTAPILVMLTGVALVPLLGISAWWATSVRQHMEIAEAERVNAEQLARIAELDRRAAVAAERARLARDLHDVIAGHLSAIAIQSEAALNLTDASPETQRAVLASVRENSVRALEEMRAMIELLRADSPGADEDDTGEAVVPAGLSELGTLVESARASGLDIEVRSELGDSTALPTAVDLTAYRIAQEALTNVMKHAPGARARMDLRVADGALTVEVVNELPAGADRGPGTGAGLSNMRERAMAVGGSLVAGPSGQGWLVRAVLPLAGVRA; encoded by the coding sequence GTGTGGCAGGACGTCCTCATCGCCGTGAGCTCGGCCGGGATCGGCGTGATCGCCTACCCGCTCAACTGGCTCGCGCTGTTCCTGACCGGGCTCACCGTGCCGGAGTGGGTGCGGATCGCGCTGTTCGGGGGCATCTGCGTCGTGCAGGTGTTCCGGCGGAAGGCGCCGATCGGCGCGCTCGTCGCCGGGTTCGTGATCGTGGTCGCCGACGGCCTCATCGGGCCGAGCCTGGCCGTGCTGCTCGTGTTCAGCGACCTCGTCTACTCGGCTGTGCTGTACGGCCCGCGGCGGTCCGGCCGGATCCTCGTCACGATCCTGGCGCTGACCGCGGTCGCGCTGCTCGGCATCGGCGCGGCGTCCGGGACGGCGCCGATCCTCGTCATGCTGACCGGGGTGGCGCTCGTGCCCCTTCTCGGCATCTCCGCGTGGTGGGCGACGAGCGTCCGGCAGCACATGGAGATCGCCGAGGCCGAACGCGTCAACGCCGAGCAGCTCGCCCGGATCGCCGAGCTGGACCGGCGGGCGGCCGTGGCGGCCGAGCGCGCCCGGCTCGCCCGCGACCTGCACGACGTGATCGCGGGACACCTGTCCGCGATCGCGATCCAGTCCGAGGCCGCGCTCAACCTCACCGACGCCTCCCCCGAGACCCAGCGCGCGGTGCTCGCCTCGGTCCGGGAGAACAGCGTGCGCGCGCTGGAGGAGATGCGCGCGATGATCGAACTGCTGCGGGCGGACAGTCCCGGCGCGGACGAGGACGACACGGGGGAGGCGGTCGTCCCGGCCGGGCTGTCCGAGCTCGGCACGCTGGTCGAGTCGGCGCGGGCGAGCGGCCTCGACATCGAGGTCCGCTCGGAGCTCGGCGACTCGACCGCGCTGCCGACCGCGGTCGATCTCACCGCGTACCGGATCGCGCAGGAGGCGTTGACGAACGTGATGAAACACGCGCCAGGGGCCCGCGCCCGGATGGACCTCCGCGTCGCCGACGGTGCGCTCACCGTCGAGGTGGTCAACGAGCTGCCCGCCGGGGCCGATCGCGGTCCGGGCACCGGCGCGGGCCTGTCGAACATGCGGGAGCGCGCCATGGCGGTCGGGGGAAGCCTCGTGGCCGGCCCGTCGGGGCAGGGCTGGCTGGTGCGCGCCGTACTGCCGCTGGCGGGGGTGCGGGCATGA
- a CDS encoding UDP-glucose dehydrogenase family protein encodes MPYRLTVLGTGYLGATHAACMADLGFEVLGLDVDAAKIARLRAGDLPIYEPGLDELLKRNLEAGRLRFTTSYEEAAEFGDVHFICVGTPQKPGEYAADTSYLDAVVESLAPHLTRECLVVGKSTVPVGTAARLAEKLVRLAPAGEQVELAWNPEFLREGYAVRDTLHPDRIVIGVASEKAEKILREVYAPMLTAGVPLIVTDYPTAELVKTAANAFLATKISFINAMAEVCEAAHADVKQLSLALSYDERIGGKFLNPGLGFGGGCLPKDIRAFMARAGELGADQALSFLREVDAINMRRRARMVDLARELAGGSFHGCNVAVLGAAFKPNSDDIRDSPALDVAVNIRNQGGRVRVYDPVALDNARRAHPELEYGESAFDVARAAHVVLLLTEWQEFVELDPEELGRVVAERNMVDGRNALDAEAWRAAGWHYRALGRP; translated from the coding sequence GTGCCGTACCGCCTCACAGTGCTGGGAACGGGATATCTGGGCGCCACGCACGCGGCGTGCATGGCGGACCTGGGCTTCGAGGTGCTCGGTCTCGACGTCGACGCCGCGAAGATCGCCCGGCTGCGGGCGGGGGATCTCCCGATCTACGAGCCGGGCCTGGACGAGCTGCTCAAACGGAACCTGGAGGCCGGCCGGCTGCGCTTCACCACCTCCTACGAGGAGGCCGCCGAGTTCGGGGACGTGCACTTCATCTGCGTGGGCACCCCGCAGAAGCCGGGCGAGTACGCGGCGGACACCTCCTACCTCGACGCGGTCGTCGAATCGCTCGCCCCGCACCTCACCCGCGAGTGCCTCGTGGTGGGCAAGAGCACGGTGCCGGTGGGCACCGCGGCCCGCCTCGCCGAGAAGCTGGTACGGCTCGCCCCGGCCGGCGAGCAGGTCGAGCTCGCCTGGAACCCGGAGTTCCTGCGCGAGGGCTACGCCGTCCGCGACACCCTGCACCCCGACCGGATCGTGATCGGCGTGGCCTCGGAGAAGGCCGAGAAGATCCTGCGCGAGGTCTACGCCCCGATGCTGACCGCGGGCGTGCCGCTGATCGTCACCGACTACCCGACCGCCGAGCTGGTGAAGACCGCGGCGAACGCCTTCCTCGCCACCAAGATCTCGTTCATCAACGCGATGGCCGAGGTGTGCGAGGCCGCCCACGCCGACGTCAAGCAGCTCTCCCTTGCGCTCTCCTACGACGAGCGCATCGGCGGCAAGTTCCTCAACCCCGGCCTCGGCTTCGGCGGCGGCTGCCTGCCCAAGGACATCCGGGCGTTCATGGCCCGCGCCGGGGAGCTCGGCGCCGACCAGGCGCTGTCGTTCCTCCGCGAGGTGGACGCGATCAACATGCGCCGCCGCGCCCGCATGGTCGACCTCGCCCGCGAGCTCGCCGGCGGGTCGTTCCACGGCTGCAACGTGGCCGTGCTCGGCGCCGCGTTCAAGCCGAACTCCGACGACATCCGCGACTCGCCCGCGCTCGACGTCGCGGTCAACATCCGCAACCAGGGCGGCCGGGTGCGGGTGTACGACCCGGTGGCGCTCGACAACGCGCGGCGCGCCCACCCCGAGCTCGAGTACGGCGAGTCCGCGTTCGACGTCGCCCGCGCCGCGCACGTGGTGCTGCTGCTCACCGAGTGGCAGGAGTTCGTCGAGCTCGACCCCGAGGAGCTGGGCCGGGTCGTGGCCGAGCGCAACATGGTCGACGGCCGCAACGCCCTCGACGCGGAGGCGTGGCGGGCCGCCGGGTGGCACTACCGCGCGCTGGGCCGTCCCTGA
- a CDS encoding branched-chain amino acid transaminase produces MKQVEGARIWMDGALVPGHEARIHVLTHALHYGTAVLEDTNAYLTPDGPAIFRLDAHLERLYRSARMLGLRIPYDFDELHEATVMTVVANGHSSCHIRHLVYRGHGGMGLLARDCPVSVTIATWEWPERTADGVRLMTSPWRRNDPAAVPTLARASGAQLTAALARAEAAEAGFDEAVLLDAGGNVAGCTGADLFLVADGALVTPPHTAGGHADVVRDTVERLATDLGIPVRRRDIMRAELYAADELFLCDAAAGIVWVASVDNREVAGGEGPVTKTVKHAFDDVVHGRDARYSDWLTLIL; encoded by the coding sequence GTGAAGCAGGTGGAAGGCGCCAGGATCTGGATGGACGGGGCGTTAGTGCCGGGGCACGAGGCCCGCATCCACGTTCTGACGCACGCGCTGCACTACGGCACCGCCGTACTCGAGGACACGAACGCGTATCTCACGCCGGACGGGCCCGCCATCTTCCGCCTCGACGCCCACCTGGAGCGGCTCTACCGCAGCGCCCGGATGCTCGGGCTGCGCATCCCGTACGACTTCGACGAGCTGCACGAGGCGACGGTGATGACGGTCGTCGCCAACGGGCACTCCTCCTGCCACATCCGGCACCTCGTCTACCGCGGCCACGGCGGGATGGGCCTGCTCGCCCGGGACTGCCCGGTCTCGGTGACGATCGCCACCTGGGAGTGGCCGGAGCGCACCGCCGACGGGGTGCGGCTGATGACGAGCCCGTGGCGGCGCAACGACCCCGCGGCCGTCCCCACGCTCGCGCGGGCGAGCGGCGCCCAGCTCACCGCGGCGCTCGCCAGGGCCGAGGCGGCCGAGGCCGGGTTCGACGAGGCCGTGCTGCTCGACGCGGGCGGGAACGTCGCCGGGTGCACGGGCGCGGACCTCTTCCTCGTCGCCGACGGCGCGCTCGTCACCCCGCCGCACACCGCGGGCGGGCACGCCGACGTCGTCCGGGACACCGTGGAACGGCTCGCCACCGACCTCGGCATCCCGGTACGGCGCCGCGACATCATGCGCGCCGAGCTGTACGCGGCCGACGAGCTGTTCCTGTGCGACGCCGCAGCCGGGATCGTGTGGGTCGCCTCGGTCGACAACCGCGAGGTCGCGGGCGGTGAGGGCCCGGTGACCAAGACCGTCAAGCACGCGTTCGACGACGTGGTGCACGGCCGGGACGCCCGGTACAGCGACTGGCTCACGCTGATCCTGTGA
- a CDS encoding helix-turn-helix domain-containing protein → MPRFGLRRSNRWCNDLWRTRCEACSCGHRDTLRGVMAGAPRGGRETPWKTFGEEVRRRREARGMSLRDLARETYWSFSQLAKWERGERRPPAEAIGRLDVVLEARGEIVAAGLRAAMAELAEVAGGSLEEKVSACGEDDVERRDAIRLLAGIGSGAAVPMPVLESVLERIERVLDERVDLDDWERTVAEYAYLNVRRPVGALVEDLAADVAAVARLLERGNPPRVQAGLLRVSAGLSGLLATEFGDLGNRRAARLSWRAARRAADASGDRELAVWVRAKEADDLRWFGAPAATIATQVDEAVALAGETPSYGLFRAHTVRAELAAARGDHGTARAAIRDFVRTAEGLPEDADAPDAAVSLFVSGHAGAFLDWHEAYVRTLIGDGRAAAVADRAIGGYPDDTPGPVALLRLMQAVHLVRERDVTAGLGRALDVVGSGSLTTARRHLAGKVLEALPEQARDLEAARELRRVREAA, encoded by the coding sequence ATGCCTCGCTTTGGCCTGCGACGGAGCAATCGTTGGTGTAACGATCTGTGGCGAACAAGGTGCGAAGCGTGTTCGTGCGGACACAGGGACACGCTGCGAGGGGTCATGGCGGGAGCGCCGCGAGGTGGGAGGGAGACGCCCTGGAAGACGTTCGGTGAGGAGGTGCGCCGCCGGCGCGAGGCACGCGGAATGAGCCTGCGTGATCTGGCCAGGGAGACCTATTGGAGCTTCTCCCAGCTCGCCAAATGGGAACGAGGTGAAAGGCGGCCGCCCGCCGAGGCGATCGGCCGGCTGGATGTGGTGCTGGAGGCACGAGGAGAGATCGTGGCGGCCGGATTACGGGCCGCGATGGCCGAGCTCGCCGAGGTTGCCGGAGGTAGTCTCGAGGAGAAGGTCTCGGCATGTGGTGAGGACGACGTGGAGCGTCGGGACGCGATCCGCCTGCTCGCCGGTATCGGGTCGGGCGCGGCGGTTCCCATGCCCGTGCTCGAGAGCGTGCTCGAGCGGATCGAGCGCGTACTGGATGAGCGTGTCGATCTCGACGACTGGGAGCGTACGGTCGCCGAGTACGCCTATCTCAACGTGAGGCGGCCGGTCGGTGCGTTGGTGGAGGATCTGGCGGCCGACGTCGCCGCCGTGGCACGGCTGCTGGAACGGGGGAATCCGCCGCGGGTGCAGGCCGGGCTGCTGCGGGTGAGCGCCGGGTTGTCCGGGCTTCTCGCCACCGAGTTCGGTGATCTGGGGAATCGGCGGGCCGCGCGGTTGTCGTGGCGGGCCGCGCGCCGGGCCGCGGACGCGTCCGGTGATCGGGAGCTGGCGGTGTGGGTGCGGGCCAAGGAGGCGGATGACCTGCGCTGGTTCGGGGCGCCCGCGGCGACGATCGCCACGCAGGTGGACGAGGCCGTCGCGCTCGCCGGCGAGACGCCCTCGTACGGGCTGTTCCGCGCGCACACGGTCCGGGCCGAGCTCGCCGCCGCCCGCGGTGATCACGGTACGGCTCGCGCCGCCATCCGGGACTTCGTCCGTACCGCGGAGGGCCTTCCGGAGGACGCCGACGCCCCGGACGCGGCGGTGAGCCTGTTCGTGTCCGGGCACGCCGGGGCCTTCCTCGACTGGCACGAGGCCTATGTGCGCACGCTGATCGGGGACGGGCGGGCCGCCGCGGTGGCCGACCGGGCGATCGGCGGGTATCCGGACGACACCCCTGGGCCGGTGGCACTGCTGCGGCTGATGCAGGCCGTACACCTGGTCCGCGAGCGGGACGTCACCGCAGGGCTCGGCCGTGCGCTCGACGTGGTCGGCTCGGGTAGCCTGACGACCGCGCGGCGGCATCTGGCGGGGAAGGTTCTCGAGGCGCTGCCGGAGCAGGCCCGGGATCTGGAGGCCGCCCGGGAACTGCGGCGGGTCCGGGAGGCCGCCTGA
- a CDS encoding ATP-binding protein: MNLFESWEVVREPKFVSEARDRARGVLTGWGLLDDDILLMLTELLTNALVHGEGRIFVSLSWNAEQGRLTCAVGDGGNAPTTPWDVTMAASQQDDDLAENGRGLAIVDMLADEWGVTSGPDGVGKAVWFCRRPGEPVALPGDHRITTRSTPGATA, encoded by the coding sequence ATGAACCTGTTCGAGAGCTGGGAAGTCGTGCGGGAGCCCAAGTTCGTCTCCGAGGCCCGCGACCGGGCTCGGGGCGTTCTCACGGGGTGGGGCCTCCTCGACGACGACATCCTGCTCATGCTGACGGAGCTCCTCACGAACGCTCTCGTGCACGGCGAGGGGCGTATCTTCGTCTCACTGTCCTGGAACGCCGAGCAGGGCCGGTTGACCTGCGCGGTCGGCGACGGCGGGAACGCGCCGACCACACCCTGGGACGTGACCATGGCGGCGTCGCAGCAGGATGACGATCTCGCCGAGAACGGACGCGGTCTTGCGATCGTCGACATGCTCGCCGACGAGTGGGGTGTCACCTCGGGCCCTGACGGCGTTGGGAAGGCCGTCTGGTTCTGCCGGCGACCCGGGGAGCCCGTTGCCTTGCCAGGGGATCACCGCATCACCACTCGATCAACGCCCGGTGCCACTGCGTGA
- a CDS encoding 5-(carboxyamino)imidazole ribonucleotide synthase, whose translation MTGPTTSGDMASGADAPLPRDARDLAAPLGPVVGMVGAGQLARMTQQAAIALGVELRVLANARDESAARVVADVRLGDHRDLADLRAFAKGCDVITFDHEHVPTEHIRALEAAGLPVRPGADALVHAQDKLAMRRRLSDLGVPCPAWAPVDSLAAVEAFAEEHGWPVVLKAVRGGYDGKGVWVCADAEEAGEVLATGTAVLAEAFVPFEREVAVLVARSPHGQGVSYPVVETVQRDGICVEVLAPAPGIDPEHAANAQRVALTVARELGVTGLLAVEMFQLADGSVVVNELAMRPHNSGHWTIEGSRTSQFEQHLRAILDLPLGSPEMTAPVVVMANVLGGSDPDVFSRYEHVMAHDPRVKVHFYGKRVRPGRKIGHVTAVGTDLEEVRARARHAAVYLATGEYV comes from the coding sequence GTGACAGGTCCAACCACCAGCGGCGACATGGCCTCCGGCGCCGACGCCCCGCTGCCCCGCGACGCCCGCGACCTCGCGGCGCCGCTCGGGCCGGTGGTCGGCATGGTGGGGGCCGGGCAGCTCGCCCGCATGACCCAGCAGGCCGCGATCGCGCTCGGCGTGGAGCTGCGCGTGCTGGCGAACGCGCGCGACGAGAGCGCGGCGCGCGTGGTCGCCGACGTGCGCCTCGGCGATCACCGCGACCTCGCCGACCTGCGCGCCTTCGCCAAGGGCTGCGATGTGATCACCTTCGACCACGAGCACGTGCCCACCGAGCACATCCGGGCCCTGGAGGCGGCCGGCCTTCCGGTACGGCCCGGCGCGGACGCGCTCGTGCACGCCCAGGACAAGCTGGCGATGCGGCGGCGGCTGAGCGACCTCGGCGTGCCGTGCCCGGCGTGGGCGCCGGTGGACTCGCTCGCCGCGGTCGAGGCGTTCGCCGAGGAGCACGGCTGGCCGGTCGTGCTCAAGGCGGTGCGCGGCGGCTACGACGGCAAGGGCGTGTGGGTGTGCGCGGACGCCGAGGAGGCGGGCGAGGTGCTCGCCACCGGCACGGCGGTGCTCGCCGAGGCGTTCGTGCCGTTCGAGCGCGAGGTCGCGGTGCTGGTCGCCCGATCCCCGCACGGCCAGGGGGTGAGCTACCCGGTCGTGGAGACCGTGCAGCGCGACGGCATCTGCGTCGAGGTGCTCGCGCCCGCCCCCGGGATCGACCCCGAGCACGCGGCGAACGCCCAGCGCGTCGCGCTCACCGTGGCCCGCGAGCTCGGCGTGACCGGGCTGCTCGCGGTCGAGATGTTCCAGCTCGCCGACGGCTCGGTGGTGGTGAACGAGCTCGCGATGCGCCCGCACAACAGCGGCCACTGGACGATCGAGGGCTCCCGCACCTCGCAGTTCGAGCAGCACCTGCGCGCGATCCTCGACCTGCCGCTCGGCTCGCCCGAGATGACCGCCCCGGTGGTGGTGATGGCGAACGTGCTCGGCGGTTCCGACCCGGACGTGTTCTCCCGCTACGAGCACGTGATGGCGCACGACCCGCGGGTGAAGGTGCACTTCTACGGCAAGCGGGTACGGCCCGGCCGCAAGATCGGCCACGTCACCGCGGTCGGCACCGACCTGGAGGAGGTGCGGGCCCGCGCCCGCCACGCCGCCGTCTATCTGGCCACGGGGGAGTACGTCTGA
- the purE gene encoding 5-(carboxyamino)imidazole ribonucleotide mutase: protein MTTASTPESAPGAARVGIVMGSDSDWPVMRQAAEALTEFGVPFEADVVSAHRMPHEMIEYGSRAAGRGLQVIIAGAGGAAHLPGMLASVTPLPVIGVPVPLKHLDGLDSLLSIVQMPAGVPVATVAVGNARNAGLLAVRILAATDTALRAKMAAFQESLREQAYAKGERLRAEAAALGAVSGDA, encoded by the coding sequence ATGACCACCGCGAGCACCCCTGAGAGCGCCCCCGGGGCCGCCCGGGTCGGCATCGTGATGGGCAGCGACTCGGACTGGCCGGTGATGCGCCAGGCCGCCGAGGCGCTCACCGAGTTCGGCGTGCCGTTCGAGGCCGACGTGGTCTCGGCCCACCGCATGCCGCACGAGATGATCGAGTACGGCTCCCGCGCGGCGGGCCGCGGCCTCCAGGTGATCATCGCGGGGGCGGGCGGCGCCGCCCACCTGCCGGGCATGCTCGCCTCGGTCACCCCGCTGCCGGTGATCGGCGTCCCGGTGCCGCTCAAGCACCTCGACGGCCTCGACTCGCTGCTGTCGATCGTGCAGATGCCCGCCGGCGTGCCGGTCGCCACGGTGGCCGTGGGCAACGCCCGCAACGCCGGGCTGCTCGCCGTACGCATCCTCGCCGCCACCGACACCGCGCTGCGCGCGAAGATGGCCGCGTTCCAGGAGTCGCTGCGGGAGCAGGCGTACGCCAAGGGGGAGCGGCTGCGCGCCGAGGCCGCGGCGCTCGGCGCGGTATCGGGCGACGCGTAA
- a CDS encoding response regulator, with protein MTIKVLLADDHAAIRAGLALLLNNQPGIEVVGEAADGASAIRQARALRPDVVLMDVRMPGMDGVAATRVLVGEGLAQVLVLTTFDLDEYVYGALRAGAAGFLLKSVEAPRLVEAVRLVAAGEGVLAPQVTRRLIDAFARTAPAKPAPDLSRLTEREREVLRCIGMGMSNAQIAARLFIGETTVKTHVSKVLAKLELRSRVQAAILAQESGLLDG; from the coding sequence ATGACGATCAAGGTACTGCTGGCCGACGACCACGCCGCGATCCGGGCCGGGCTGGCGCTGCTGCTGAACAACCAGCCCGGCATCGAGGTGGTGGGGGAGGCCGCCGACGGGGCCTCGGCCATCCGCCAGGCGCGGGCGCTGCGGCCGGACGTGGTGCTGATGGACGTCCGCATGCCCGGCATGGACGGCGTCGCCGCCACCCGCGTCCTGGTCGGCGAAGGGCTGGCCCAGGTGCTCGTGCTCACCACCTTCGACCTCGACGAGTACGTGTACGGGGCGCTGCGGGCCGGGGCCGCCGGTTTCCTGCTCAAGTCGGTGGAGGCGCCACGGCTGGTGGAGGCCGTGCGGCTGGTGGCCGCGGGGGAGGGCGTGCTCGCCCCGCAGGTCACCCGGCGGCTCATCGACGCGTTCGCGCGGACCGCCCCGGCGAAGCCCGCCCCGGACCTGAGCCGGCTCACCGAACGGGAGCGCGAGGTGCTGCGCTGCATCGGCATGGGCATGTCGAACGCCCAGATCGCCGCCAGGCTGTTCATCGGCGAGACCACCGTGAAGACCCACGTGTCGAAGGTGCTCGCCAAGCTGGAGCTGCGCTCCCGCGTCCAGGCGGCGATCCTCGCCCAGGAGTCCGGGCTGTTGGACGGCTGA
- a CDS encoding CPBP family glutamic-type intramembrane protease, translating to MLPELAAYGLRVLPGLLLIGGCFALARGERDPLLRIVTLILAFVLVRDAMTPMGFWTFGVAGGVVPWLRFVNDGTVLVTFGVVSLAFVAGVLRLDRELRAPVAWGRFDVRTLALGIGGGVLVAAPVLLGRRLWAHDSAPGVPAGLLAALLFLALAGNFAEEVLFRGLLQGRLERTAGPVRAAALSALLFAACHVFLATTVTDVGLPLLAFTLYEGAICALVRMRRGVVPAALSHGLGIFLIASGVL from the coding sequence GTGCTGCCCGAACTCGCCGCCTACGGCCTTCGCGTCCTGCCCGGGCTGCTGCTCATCGGCGGCTGTTTCGCGCTGGCGCGCGGCGAACGCGATCCCCTGCTGCGGATCGTGACGCTCATCCTCGCCTTCGTGCTCGTGCGGGACGCGATGACCCCGATGGGCTTCTGGACGTTCGGGGTCGCGGGCGGGGTGGTGCCGTGGCTGCGGTTCGTGAACGACGGCACGGTCCTCGTCACGTTCGGAGTGGTCTCGCTCGCGTTCGTCGCCGGGGTGCTGCGGCTCGACCGCGAGCTGCGCGCGCCGGTGGCCTGGGGCCGGTTCGACGTGCGCACCCTGGCCCTGGGAATCGGGGGCGGGGTGCTGGTCGCGGCCCCGGTGCTGCTGGGCCGGCGGTTGTGGGCGCACGACTCCGCGCCCGGCGTGCCGGCCGGGCTGCTCGCGGCGCTGCTCTTCCTCGCGCTCGCGGGCAACTTCGCCGAGGAGGTGCTGTTCCGCGGCCTGCTCCAGGGTCGGCTGGAGCGCACGGCCGGCCCGGTCCGGGCCGCCGCGCTCTCGGCGCTGCTCTTCGCCGCCTGCCACGTCTTCCTCGCCACGACCGTCACGGACGTCGGCCTGCCGCTGCTCGCATTCACCTTGTACGAAGGGGCCATCTGTGCTCTTGTGCGGATGCGCCGGGGTGTCGTTCCCGCGGCCCTGAGCCACGGCCTCGGGATATTCCTGATCGCGAGTGGCGTCCTCTGA
- a CDS encoding acyl-CoA dehydrogenase family protein, with product MSFPLYAPLEEHTMLRQAIRALAEDKIAPRAAEVDRTGEFPWDVYQALVEADMHAIHIPEEYGGAGGDALAAVIVIEEVARACASTSLIPAVNKLGTVPLLLSGSEELKQRYLPPVARGEAMFSYALSEPEAGSDAAAMRTTAVRDGDHYVLNGTKRWITNAGVSTYYTVMAVTEPGAGARGISAFVVEKDDPGFSVGAPEKKLGIKGSPTCELYFDDCRIPAWRMIGEPGTGFKTALATLDHTRITIAAQAIGIAQGALDYALGYVKERKQFGKAIAEFQGVQFMLADMAMKLEAARQLTYAAAARSERAMRGEKVEDLTFFSSAAKCAASDAAMEITTDAVQLLGGYGYTNDFPVERMMRDAKITQIYEGTNQIQRMVMARQLLK from the coding sequence ATGAGCTTCCCTCTGTATGCACCCCTCGAGGAACACACCATGCTCCGGCAGGCGATCCGGGCCCTCGCCGAGGACAAGATCGCCCCGCGGGCCGCGGAGGTCGACCGGACCGGAGAGTTCCCGTGGGACGTCTACCAGGCCCTGGTGGAGGCGGACATGCACGCCATCCACATCCCCGAGGAGTACGGCGGGGCGGGCGGTGACGCCCTCGCGGCGGTGATCGTGATCGAAGAGGTGGCCCGCGCGTGCGCCTCGACCTCCCTCATACCCGCCGTCAACAAGCTCGGCACCGTACCGCTGCTGCTGTCGGGGTCCGAGGAGCTCAAGCAGCGCTACCTGCCGCCGGTCGCCCGCGGCGAGGCGATGTTCTCGTACGCGCTCTCCGAGCCCGAGGCGGGCTCCGACGCCGCGGCCATGCGCACCACGGCGGTGCGGGACGGCGACCACTACGTGCTCAACGGCACCAAGCGGTGGATCACCAACGCGGGCGTGTCGACGTACTACACGGTGATGGCCGTCACCGAGCCCGGGGCCGGCGCCCGGGGCATCTCGGCCTTCGTGGTGGAGAAGGACGACCCCGGCTTCTCGGTCGGCGCCCCGGAGAAGAAGCTCGGCATCAAGGGCTCGCCCACCTGTGAGCTGTACTTCGACGACTGCCGCATCCCGGCCTGGCGCATGATCGGCGAGCCCGGCACCGGCTTCAAGACCGCGCTCGCCACCCTCGACCACACCCGGATCACGATCGCCGCCCAGGCGATCGGCATCGCCCAGGGCGCGCTCGACTACGCCCTCGGGTACGTCAAGGAGCGCAAGCAGTTCGGCAAGGCGATCGCCGAGTTCCAGGGCGTGCAGTTCATGCTCGCCGACATGGCGATGAAGCTCGAGGCCGCCCGCCAGCTCACCTACGCCGCCGCGGCCAGGTCGGAGCGTGCCATGCGCGGCGAGAAGGTGGAGGACCTCACCTTCTTCTCCAGCGCCGCCAAGTGCGCCGCCTCCGACGCCGCCATGGAGATCACCACCGACGCGGTCCAGCTCCTCGGCGGCTACGGGTACACCAACGACTTCCCGGTCGAGCGCATGATGCGCGACGCCAAGATCACCCAGATCTACGAGGGCACCAACCAGATCCAGCGCATGGTGATGGCCCGCCAGCTGCTCAAGTAG
- a CDS encoding TetR/AcrR family transcriptional regulator, whose translation MRSIHAFRYSHWSHVSTPRKRPRQQRSRETVAAIEEAAAQLFDRYGYAATTTNKIAERAGVSIGTLYQYFPNKDALLWSLAVQHLEATAAEVTAALARAAAEEPPLPRLLHDLVHRVAALHTTRPTLHRLLFDQAPRTPDLVARFRATELALATSLAAHLRRLGVARSDPEAAALLAVQGVQAQIHGVMLTPPDGRDRDTLLEAIVTQWHRALIEW comes from the coding sequence ATGCGTTCGATCCACGCCTTCCGGTACTCGCATTGGAGCCACGTGAGCACCCCGCGCAAACGCCCTCGTCAACAGCGCTCCCGCGAGACCGTCGCGGCGATCGAGGAGGCGGCCGCTCAGCTTTTCGACCGGTACGGCTACGCCGCGACCACCACCAACAAGATCGCCGAGCGTGCCGGCGTGTCGATCGGCACCCTGTACCAGTACTTCCCGAACAAGGACGCCCTGCTGTGGTCCCTCGCCGTGCAGCACCTCGAGGCCACCGCCGCCGAGGTCACCGCGGCGCTCGCCCGCGCCGCCGCCGAGGAACCCCCGCTGCCCCGCCTCCTTCACGACCTCGTCCACCGCGTCGCCGCCCTCCACACCACCCGTCCCACCCTGCACCGCCTCCTGTTCGACCAGGCCCCGCGCACACCGGACCTGGTGGCCCGGTTCCGCGCCACCGAACTCGCCCTCGCCACATCCCTCGCCGCCCACCTGCGCCGCCTGGGCGTCGCCCGCTCCGACCCCGAGGCCGCCGCCCTGCTCGCCGTACAGGGGGTGCAGGCCCAGATCCACGGCGTCATGCTCACCCCACCCGACGGCCGCGACCGCGACACCCTGCTCGAAGCCATCGTCACGCAGTGGCACCGGGCGTTGATCGAGTGGTGA